One window from the genome of Streptococcus parasanguinis encodes:
- a CDS encoding ABC transporter permease, with translation MQNWKFAISSIMSHKLRSFLTMVGIIIGVASVVVIMALGDGMKAGVTKTFTKDQEYVQISYSPNKSGYVTGINIGPSDDTGEGEGGGGGESGPAAEDRGMAAPSDIDGENAEDVDGQVQEAPPVVQESWVKELTKIQGIDGYYVSNTSNATIAFQKKKAEGVNIQGVNETYFSVKKVELLSGRKLTPSDYSNFSRVVLLDEGLAQQLFGTENPLNQVVSVGDNNYRVVGIFKDPNAGTALYGASSGGSALMANTQLASEFGTDEIQNIVVHVPDVKQIKTVGIEAAQKLTELSGVRQGEFQIFNLDSILEETNKVVGIMTSVIGAIAGISLLVGGIGVMNIMLVSVTERTREIGLRKALGATRGKILVQFLIESMVLTIIGGLIGLGLAYGVNSLITTLAAASLEGPPIISLNVAIGSIIFSAFVGIIFGILPANKASKLNPIEALRYE, from the coding sequence ATGCAAAATTGGAAATTTGCGATCAGCTCGATTATGAGCCATAAATTACGGTCTTTCTTGACCATGGTAGGGATCATTATTGGGGTCGCTTCTGTCGTTGTCATCATGGCTCTGGGAGATGGTATGAAAGCTGGTGTCACCAAGACCTTCACCAAGGACCAAGAGTATGTACAAATCTCCTATTCTCCCAACAAGAGTGGCTATGTAACAGGAATCAATATTGGCCCTTCTGATGATACTGGAGAAGGAGAAGGCGGAGGCGGAGGCGAAAGTGGCCCTGCAGCTGAAGACCGAGGGATGGCTGCTCCATCGGATATCGATGGGGAAAACGCTGAAGATGTTGATGGTCAAGTCCAAGAAGCACCACCAGTTGTGCAAGAATCTTGGGTTAAGGAATTAACCAAGATTCAAGGCATCGATGGTTACTATGTTAGCAATACCTCCAATGCAACCATTGCTTTTCAAAAGAAAAAAGCAGAAGGGGTAAACATCCAAGGGGTAAATGAAACCTATTTTTCTGTCAAAAAGGTTGAACTCTTATCTGGACGAAAATTAACCCCTTCAGACTATAGTAATTTCTCCCGGGTGGTGCTCCTTGATGAAGGATTGGCCCAACAATTATTTGGAACGGAGAATCCACTGAATCAGGTGGTCTCTGTTGGGGACAACAATTATCGTGTCGTTGGTATTTTCAAGGATCCAAATGCAGGGACAGCCCTCTATGGAGCTTCTTCAGGTGGAAGCGCCTTGATGGCCAATACCCAGCTGGCATCTGAATTCGGAACGGATGAAATTCAAAATATTGTCGTCCATGTGCCGGATGTGAAGCAGATCAAAACCGTCGGGATCGAAGCTGCTCAAAAGTTAACAGAACTTTCAGGTGTTCGCCAGGGAGAATTTCAAATCTTTAATTTGGATAGCATCCTAGAGGAAACCAACAAAGTAGTAGGAATTATGACATCAGTAATCGGAGCTATTGCTGGGATTTCTCTCTTAGTTGGTGGGATCGGAGTCATGAATATCATGTTGGTTTCTGTCACTGAGCGGACGAGAGAAATTGGCCTTCGCAAAGCATTGGGAGCAACCCGAGGTAAGATTCTGGTTCAATTTTTGATTGAGTCGATGGTCTTGACCATCATTGGTGGGCTGATTGGACTTGGCCTTGCTTATGGTGTGAATAGCTTGATTACTACACTCGCAGCAGCCTCCCTAGAAGGACCACCGATTATTTCCTTAAATGTCGCCATCGGCAGTATTATTTTCTCTGCTTTTGTAGGCATCATCTTTGGAATTTTACCAGCGAATAAGGCTTCTAAGTTAAATCCGATCGAAGCACTGCGTTATGAATAA
- a CDS encoding ABC transporter ATP-binding protein gives MTKLIELKGINKTYKNGDQELRVLKDIDLEVEEGEFVAIMGPSGSGKSTLMNVIGLLDRPTSGEYFLEGQEVGNLSEKKLARVRNEQIGFVFQQFFLLSKLNAFQNVELPLIYAGVHPAKRKELAEQYLEKVELHSRMHHLPSELSGGQKQRVAIARALVNQPAIVLADEPTGALDTKTGEQIMDLLTKLNQEGKTIIMVTHEPEIAAFAHRRIVIRDGVISSDSKLERGT, from the coding sequence ATGACAAAATTGATTGAGCTAAAAGGAATTAATAAAACCTATAAAAATGGGGATCAGGAACTTCGTGTCTTAAAAGACATCGATTTAGAAGTCGAAGAGGGAGAATTTGTGGCCATTATGGGTCCATCTGGCTCAGGGAAATCGACCTTGATGAACGTCATTGGCTTGTTGGACCGCCCGACCAGTGGAGAGTATTTCCTAGAAGGTCAGGAGGTTGGAAATCTCAGTGAGAAAAAATTAGCACGTGTTCGAAATGAACAGATCGGTTTTGTCTTTCAACAATTCTTTCTTCTCTCTAAGCTCAATGCCTTTCAAAATGTAGAACTGCCTCTCATTTATGCAGGGGTTCATCCTGCTAAACGGAAGGAATTAGCTGAGCAGTACCTTGAAAAGGTGGAGCTCCATTCTCGCATGCACCATTTGCCGTCGGAACTCTCAGGGGGTCAAAAACAGCGGGTTGCGATTGCTCGAGCCCTTGTCAATCAGCCAGCCATCGTCTTAGCAGATGAGCCGACTGGAGCCCTAGATACCAAGACGGGGGAGCAAATAATGGACTTGTTAACCAAGCTAAACCAAGAAGGAAAAACCATTATCATGGTTACACACGAGCCAGAAATTGCAGCCTTTGCGCATCGCCGCATCGTCATTCGTGATGGAGTGATCTCCTCAGATAGCAAGCTGGAAAGGGGGACCTAA